A genome region from Salinigranum halophilum includes the following:
- a CDS encoding DUF389 domain-containing protein: MVSRKDAFEAAVVVGSLVVLGVSVDPVSNAASDLWRAGGIVHDLLAVFAIPLAGNLDIPVAFISGLVLAWALLFLLDGTKRVQGVLTLAVLAIAFFPIVQNTGRILATIGRSPVAFLIGLLLGFATGVSASRFYGIKRPDDLGVREQFRWVQFPAATGAFFYSISAVVVLNSVNYVLVVPSSSDGLVVLGSSVLFVFFLGVFTTYDYQRRIVVISPADQSEGRYHPYIIGGLYGLAETEYHGFPIEGDSELNSAQHSGNMRDLQKRFTSLVKFGFVSPAGRVLKRTVILESECWTTRDLRSVDRRYGEQHPALRFAGRIAHWVGSYLWITLVPSVVRREFTESTGDVLSRMDRSGTVLLVSPTPTAEEGRPVEVDVYADICKRYADSFRTDVVVATTEAASEATQTGHAVESDEFVARIQRRLDLDSCTVVPVDRFSEDQVRGFETLLREISK; this comes from the coding sequence ATGGTTAGCCGTAAGGACGCTTTCGAGGCAGCTGTCGTCGTCGGATCGCTGGTTGTTCTCGGCGTGTCGGTCGACCCTGTTAGCAACGCCGCGAGCGACCTCTGGCGTGCGGGTGGGATCGTTCACGACCTCCTTGCTGTGTTCGCCATCCCGCTGGCCGGGAACCTTGACATTCCAGTCGCATTCATCAGCGGGCTGGTACTCGCGTGGGCCTTGCTGTTTCTCCTAGACGGGACGAAACGGGTTCAGGGAGTGCTCACGTTGGCCGTCCTCGCCATCGCGTTCTTTCCAATCGTCCAAAACACCGGTCGGATCCTCGCGACTATCGGCCGGTCACCAGTCGCGTTCCTCATCGGTTTGTTACTCGGCTTTGCGACGGGGGTGTCGGCATCCCGCTTCTACGGTATCAAGCGACCGGACGACCTCGGTGTGAGAGAGCAGTTCCGCTGGGTACAGTTCCCGGCAGCGACCGGCGCGTTCTTCTATTCGATCAGCGCAGTCGTCGTCCTCAACTCGGTCAACTACGTGCTCGTCGTGCCATCCTCCTCCGACGGGCTGGTCGTTCTCGGCTCGTCGGTGCTGTTCGTGTTCTTCCTCGGTGTGTTCACGACGTACGACTACCAGCGTCGAATCGTGGTCATCTCACCTGCAGATCAGTCCGAAGGTCGGTACCACCCCTACATCATCGGCGGGTTGTACGGTCTTGCGGAGACGGAGTATCACGGCTTTCCGATCGAAGGGGACAGCGAACTGAACAGCGCACAACACTCGGGCAATATGCGAGATTTACAGAAGCGATTCACGAGTCTCGTGAAATTCGGCTTCGTCTCGCCGGCCGGCCGTGTACTCAAACGGACCGTGATACTCGAGTCGGAGTGCTGGACGACGAGGGACCTCCGCTCCGTCGACCGGCGATACGGTGAACAACATCCAGCACTGCGGTTTGCCGGGCGGATCGCCCACTGGGTTGGAAGCTACCTCTGGATCACACTGGTCCCGTCCGTCGTCCGTAGAGAGTTCACCGAATCCACCGGCGATGTACTGTCTCGGATGGATCGTTCCGGGACCGTTCTCCTCGTGAGTCCGACCCCGACTGCTGAGGAAGGACGACCGGTCGAGGTTGACGTCTACGCCGACATCTGTAAGCGATACGCGGACTCGTTTCGAACCGATGTGGTCGTCGCGACAACCGAGGCCGCCTCCGAGGCCACTCAAACCGGTCATGCCGTCGAATCGGACGAGTTCGTGGCGAGAATCCAGCGACGTCTCGACCTCGACTCCTGTACCGTCGTCCCAGTCGACCGCTTCAGCGAGGACCAGGTCCGAGGGTTCGAGACGCTACTCCGGGAGATTTCGAAGTGA
- a CDS encoding tubulin-like doman-containing protein, whose amino-acid sequence MSQEWILEEVLKSDEYNDDPDRLRATIIDSATGDDWHKERAARAKEAVSDAIEQSDEIEDDVEVSFDGPQLITEGLPDPWKSERLTDPVEIRDLFDTQRLNSWWLQQGREPLSKIEREGFGGGVWRRRSMSKALYHVSEHTEQDVAPNTDADDEVVIVAALGGGTGSGMVLDIAADLPSERTHLFAILPHSSDNASVKANAHAALSELEYAHLTGDSPFSTITLIPHLESLDDKDRDFEMAVVRSILAHQNGVQQGNFTEDIIPGSPVGPQDYAPFTLAMPYTVRYDVQMRRIAEEELENKLAAKRKELERESDLYTVVEKYLEESFPESAGAVFRDDGTETGNLDTDDGREEAYQLRERIEEDVRDTFLEQSAFRVAGLGDELEEIHKVLDEILDDEQNLGINSMNSMEQAREFISTAPGMLRNQLEDHFDYEETDGHLYTLIEVLKQEFDNIERRARLWGAIALLTADKTEGVDEQTAADIRKALRDGVLSPDVTFLNRVLTNPTIDNRIEELRAKRNQRKERRDSLETFYSTVATDVQEMLDSWQGTVSDEAAVLAAINRNQETVEEALDELGSQIIGGTGGAIARVEGSGTASAVEGTNLNLSNKSLESIDGGLTELNRLLSEMDVDKIDGDAVKNGFEYVKAARKDTHKHRKGRFGIGGNDRSDEFLQNAGAANDSGWFQINKTRDGLDVTDPFSCDFADEKLDRTAAISKRKQQAINAIVDALEGTLTDNGELVSYSHEETGQTGADKVTVPTSDRTNDLTDELRALVEASDAEDGERLLESVLPYSQLDPETPTAEFDLESTKVMDILLEEYLQPIGTAHKQASKQYDDLDREKTGLIHRFEALYGLSAGPSQDNVSVALPKAHRLDDREETYGRTFANRYEGIYEIPLPQEADVTDGTHPFVKHEESEPEDLIDADHIGESRILENHIDRITQDFANSLRALQNNKHGRVPLNDLFPQGSADSAEVGGRYTAIRYRSIYMSRALDHADSLTSKYDNVHEQIKDITLNETDNDVYRAETYDSGGPDDITMTLFIGGVFLDNIELLTRRGGYKDKYDEKFGSHEFIGTHHTIGLGARWNRWDAMEADAHEGAVAQETEFNDYGAYVYRDEVRGVDGKFIDEIMIADNDETKDAKDVFLDMLSVNAYESTISKDS is encoded by the coding sequence ATGTCTCAGGAGTGGATTCTCGAAGAGGTCTTGAAATCAGATGAATACAACGATGACCCCGACCGACTTCGAGCGACAATCATCGACTCGGCGACTGGCGACGACTGGCACAAGGAGAGGGCCGCACGCGCCAAGGAAGCGGTTTCTGATGCCATCGAACAGTCGGACGAGATTGAAGACGACGTCGAGGTGTCGTTCGACGGACCCCAACTCATCACCGAAGGCCTCCCCGACCCCTGGAAAAGTGAGCGACTGACGGACCCGGTCGAGATTCGCGACCTGTTCGACACGCAGCGTCTGAACAGCTGGTGGCTCCAGCAGGGCCGAGAGCCGCTGAGCAAGATCGAACGCGAGGGATTCGGCGGTGGCGTGTGGCGCCGTCGGTCGATGAGTAAGGCGCTGTACCACGTTAGTGAGCACACCGAACAGGACGTCGCCCCGAACACAGATGCGGACGACGAAGTCGTCATCGTCGCAGCCCTCGGCGGTGGGACTGGGTCAGGAATGGTCCTCGACATCGCCGCTGATCTCCCGAGCGAGCGAACCCACCTCTTCGCGATCTTGCCTCACAGCTCGGACAACGCGAGTGTCAAGGCGAACGCACACGCGGCCCTGTCGGAGTTGGAGTACGCGCACCTCACCGGCGACAGTCCGTTCAGCACGATTACGCTGATTCCCCATCTCGAATCACTCGACGACAAGGACCGGGACTTCGAGATGGCAGTCGTCCGGAGCATCCTCGCCCACCAGAACGGCGTGCAACAAGGGAACTTCACCGAGGACATCATCCCTGGTTCGCCGGTCGGCCCCCAAGACTACGCACCGTTCACCCTCGCGATGCCGTACACGGTCAGATACGACGTCCAGATGCGGCGCATCGCCGAGGAAGAACTGGAGAACAAGCTCGCGGCGAAGCGAAAGGAGCTCGAACGCGAGTCCGACCTCTACACCGTGGTCGAAAAATACCTCGAGGAGTCGTTCCCCGAATCGGCAGGAGCTGTGTTCAGAGATGACGGAACGGAAACTGGGAACCTGGACACCGACGATGGTCGGGAAGAAGCGTACCAGCTGCGTGAGCGAATCGAGGAAGACGTTCGAGACACGTTCCTCGAACAGAGCGCGTTCCGGGTTGCGGGGTTGGGCGACGAACTCGAAGAGATTCACAAGGTGCTCGACGAGATCCTCGACGACGAGCAGAACCTCGGCATCAATTCGATGAACTCGATGGAGCAGGCCCGGGAGTTCATCTCGACCGCACCGGGAATGCTGCGCAACCAACTCGAAGACCACTTCGATTACGAGGAGACTGACGGCCACCTGTACACGCTCATCGAGGTTCTGAAACAGGAGTTCGATAACATCGAACGGCGAGCTCGACTGTGGGGCGCGATTGCCCTCCTCACCGCAGACAAGACGGAGGGCGTGGACGAACAAACCGCTGCGGACATCAGAAAGGCACTCCGTGATGGCGTCCTCTCGCCGGACGTTACCTTCCTGAACAGGGTGTTAACCAACCCGACGATCGACAATCGAATCGAGGAGCTCCGTGCAAAGCGAAACCAGCGAAAAGAGCGCCGAGACTCCCTCGAGACGTTCTACAGTACGGTCGCCACGGACGTACAGGAGATGCTCGACTCCTGGCAGGGGACGGTCAGTGACGAGGCCGCCGTCCTCGCCGCGATTAACCGGAACCAAGAGACCGTAGAGGAGGCACTCGACGAGCTCGGATCGCAAATCATCGGGGGAACCGGTGGAGCGATTGCCAGAGTCGAAGGCTCCGGAACCGCCTCCGCGGTCGAGGGAACCAACCTGAACCTCTCCAACAAGTCGCTCGAGTCGATCGATGGGGGGCTCACGGAGCTGAACCGGCTACTCTCCGAGATGGACGTCGATAAGATCGATGGAGACGCGGTCAAAAACGGCTTCGAATACGTCAAAGCCGCTCGGAAAGACACCCACAAGCACCGCAAGGGAAGGTTTGGCATCGGAGGCAACGACCGGAGTGACGAGTTCCTACAGAACGCAGGTGCGGCGAACGACAGCGGTTGGTTCCAGATCAACAAGACGAGAGACGGATTGGACGTCACCGACCCGTTCTCCTGTGACTTCGCGGACGAGAAACTCGACCGCACAGCCGCGATTTCGAAGCGGAAACAGCAGGCAATCAACGCCATCGTCGACGCGCTCGAAGGGACGCTGACCGACAACGGCGAGCTCGTCAGTTACTCGCACGAGGAGACCGGACAGACGGGTGCGGACAAAGTCACCGTCCCAACGAGCGACCGCACGAACGACCTCACGGACGAGCTCCGTGCGCTGGTCGAAGCAAGCGACGCCGAGGACGGGGAACGTCTGCTCGAGTCAGTGCTCCCGTACAGCCAACTCGACCCCGAGACGCCGACCGCCGAGTTCGACTTGGAGAGTACGAAGGTGATGGACATCCTGCTGGAGGAGTACCTTCAGCCGATCGGCACTGCGCACAAGCAGGCATCGAAGCAGTACGACGATCTTGACCGGGAGAAGACCGGACTCATCCACCGTTTCGAGGCGTTGTACGGACTGTCGGCCGGCCCCAGTCAAGACAATGTGAGCGTCGCCCTGCCCAAAGCCCACCGTCTCGATGATCGTGAGGAGACGTACGGACGAACCTTTGCCAACCGGTACGAGGGCATCTACGAGATTCCCTTGCCTCAGGAGGCCGATGTGACTGACGGGACTCACCCCTTCGTCAAACACGAGGAGTCGGAACCAGAGGACCTCATCGACGCTGACCACATCGGGGAGTCGAGAATTCTCGAGAACCACATCGACCGAATCACGCAGGACTTCGCCAACTCCCTGCGGGCGCTGCAGAACAACAAGCACGGACGCGTGCCGCTGAACGACCTCTTCCCACAGGGCTCCGCTGATTCCGCAGAAGTAGGTGGGCGCTACACCGCGATACGGTACCGTTCGATCTACATGTCCCGCGCGTTGGACCACGCTGACAGCCTCACGTCCAAGTACGACAACGTCCACGAGCAGATCAAAGATATCACGCTGAACGAGACTGACAACGACGTCTACAGGGCGGAGACGTACGACTCAGGCGGCCCGGATGACATCACGATGACGTTGTTCATCGGCGGGGTCTTCCTCGACAACATCGAGTTGCTGACCAGGCGGGGCGGTTACAAAGACAAGTACGACGAAAAGTTCGGTTCACACGAATTCATCGGGACCCACCACACGATCGGCCTCGGTGCGAGGTGGAACCGGTGGGACGCGATGGAGGCGGATGCACACGAGGGTGCCGTTGCGCAAGAGACCGAATTCAACGACTACGGTGCATACGTCTACCGCGACGAGGTTCGGGGCGTCGATGGGAAGTTCATCGACGAGATCATGATCGCCGACAACGACGAGACGAAGGACGCGAAAGACGTCTTCCTCGATATGCTCTCAGTCAACGCCTACGAGAGCACGATCAGCAAGGACAGCTAG
- a CDS encoding tubulin-like doman-containing protein, whose protein sequence is MSQEWILNEVLKSDEYNDDPDRLRATLIDSATGDDWHKERAARAIETIEDAITRSGNHPGGVDVSFDGPQLITEELPPPWQQERLTDPVEIRELFDTQGLNSWWLQQDREPLSHIEREGFGGGVWRRRAVGKALYHVSEHTGHRVAPYTSADDEVVIVAALGGGTGSGMALDLAADLQSNRTHLFAILPHVSEPDFVKMNSHAALSELEYAQLTSDNPFSTITLIPHLELLDDKGRDFEMAVVRSILAHQNLVQTGCGLEEVIPGSPGGPRDYAPFTLAVPYTVRYDVRMRRIAGEELEERLARKREELRREADLYTVVETYLKRSFAESAGEALEQTEQGVVVTDIDPTEAYQLRERIEADVRDTFLEQRAFRVAGLGDELEEVHEVLDDILDDEQNLGITAEDPIERAQQFISTAPEMLRNQLEDHFDYVETDGHLYTLVEVLKQEFDNIERRARLWNAIGTITGEETQLDEQTATDIRRALREGILSPDVTFLDRVLTDPTIDQRLAHLDERRDELQRAEDELHECYDRIADELGMRTDEWRYETEPEASVLTAIHEHEEAVNETLERVAESITDAVRRVENAESEAEVERVTLDLDEIDRVNEKLDEMDVSEIDVQSLGHAFEQLKQTRQYQLEHSGGLLGGLLGRDREEEFLDVALQVEHSDWFRFQGAGHLSVSEPLSYELNAERLDRSREIRERWAAAADAIVDGFDRIVLADPFEGILPKTPLLEEFGELVRVPVGEPHSVLRALEADLDDQTAVTTSTLFDKLVPHDVFDVSTPVCDPSTSASRTAAVLFDVYLQSVGQQYEDVVAERRYLDENDTGLIHRLEALLGLSASPDNVRVAVPTAHDVDGGRETYGRTFANRYEGIYEIPLPEEADFDDGRHPYVVHERSEPEDVGDADHIGESDILENHTDRITQHFVNSLRALKRNEHGRAPLNDLFPQGSGNSADVGGSYTAMRYRSVYMSRALDSVGGLSYRYDNVHEQIKDITLNAADIDVYGAETYDSGGPDDITMTLFIGGVFLDNIELLTRRGGYKDKYDEKFSKHEFIGTHHTIGLGARWNRWDTMEADAHEAAVSQAFDDGAYGAYVYRDEVRDVDGQLVDELMIADNDETKDAKDVLLDMLSVDAYESTIPFGDES, encoded by the coding sequence ATGTCTCAAGAGTGGATCCTCAACGAGGTTTTGAAATCAGACGAATACAACGATGATCCCGACCGGCTTCGAGCGACGCTCATCGACTCGGCGACTGGCGACGACTGGCACAAGGAGAGGGCCGCACGCGCGATAGAAACCATTGAGGACGCCATCACGCGGTCAGGCAACCATCCGGGGGGCGTCGACGTGTCGTTCGACGGTCCCCAACTCATCACCGAAGAACTTCCGCCGCCTTGGCAACAAGAGCGACTGACGGACCCGGTCGAGATTCGTGAACTGTTCGACACACAAGGCCTGAACAGCTGGTGGCTCCAGCAGGACCGAGAACCGCTGAGCCACATCGAACGCGAAGGATTCGGCGGTGGCGTGTGGCGCCGTCGGGCGGTCGGAAAAGCGTTGTACCACGTCAGTGAACACACCGGGCACCGCGTCGCACCGTACACGAGTGCGGACGACGAAGTCGTCATCGTCGCGGCACTCGGCGGTGGGACTGGGTCGGGGATGGCGCTGGATCTCGCCGCGGACCTGCAGAGCAATCGAACCCACCTCTTCGCAATCCTCCCACACGTGTCGGAACCCGATTTTGTTAAGATGAACTCACACGCGGCCCTGTCGGAGTTGGAGTACGCACAGCTCACCAGCGACAATCCGTTCAGCACGATTACGTTAATTCCCCATCTCGAATTACTCGACGACAAGGGTCGGGACTTCGAGATGGCAGTCGTCCGGAGCATCCTCGCCCACCAGAACCTCGTCCAAACGGGGTGTGGTCTCGAAGAGGTCATCCCTGGTTCACCGGGCGGCCCCAGAGATTACGCGCCGTTCACCCTTGCAGTGCCGTACACGGTCAGATACGACGTCCGGATGCGGCGCATCGCCGGAGAGGAACTCGAAGAACGACTCGCCAGGAAGCGCGAAGAACTGAGGCGGGAGGCCGACCTCTACACCGTCGTCGAGACGTACCTCAAGCGGTCGTTCGCCGAGTCGGCTGGCGAGGCTCTCGAGCAGACCGAGCAAGGAGTCGTTGTGACCGACATCGACCCCACGGAAGCGTACCAGTTGCGTGAGCGAATCGAAGCAGATGTCCGAGATACCTTCCTCGAACAACGTGCGTTCCGGGTTGCGGGGTTGGGCGACGAACTCGAAGAGGTTCACGAGGTACTTGACGACATCCTCGACGACGAGCAGAACCTCGGCATCACAGCCGAGGACCCGATAGAGCGAGCCCAGCAGTTCATCTCGACCGCACCAGAGATGCTGCGCAACCAGCTCGAAGACCACTTCGACTACGTGGAGACCGACGGGCACCTGTACACGCTCGTCGAGGTGCTGAAACAGGAGTTCGACAACATCGAACGGAGAGCCCGACTGTGGAACGCGATTGGAACGATCACAGGAGAGGAGACACAGCTGGACGAGCAAACCGCCACAGACATCAGGAGGGCACTCCGTGAGGGAATCCTCTCGCCGGACGTCACGTTCCTGGACCGCGTGTTGACCGATCCGACGATCGACCAGCGACTTGCTCATCTCGACGAGAGGCGAGACGAACTGCAGCGGGCGGAAGACGAACTTCATGAGTGCTACGACCGGATCGCCGATGAGCTCGGAATGCGCACTGATGAGTGGCGATACGAGACCGAGCCTGAAGCGAGCGTCCTCACGGCGATACACGAACACGAGGAGGCGGTCAACGAGACACTCGAGCGGGTCGCCGAGTCGATTACCGACGCGGTCAGACGTGTCGAGAACGCCGAATCGGAAGCCGAAGTCGAGCGCGTCACTCTTGATCTCGACGAAATCGACCGAGTGAACGAGAAGCTCGACGAGATGGACGTGTCGGAGATCGACGTGCAGTCACTCGGCCACGCGTTCGAACAGCTCAAACAGACCAGGCAGTACCAACTGGAACACAGCGGGGGATTGCTGGGCGGACTTCTCGGAAGGGACCGCGAGGAGGAGTTCCTCGACGTGGCCCTCCAGGTAGAGCACAGCGATTGGTTCCGTTTCCAAGGTGCCGGTCATCTGAGCGTCAGCGAGCCGCTCAGCTATGAGCTCAACGCCGAGCGGTTGGATCGGAGTCGAGAGATCCGTGAGCGCTGGGCGGCCGCGGCCGACGCAATCGTTGACGGTTTCGACAGGATTGTCCTCGCCGACCCGTTCGAGGGAATCCTGCCGAAGACGCCCCTTCTCGAAGAGTTCGGTGAACTGGTCCGCGTTCCGGTGGGGGAGCCGCATTCGGTGTTGCGGGCGCTCGAAGCAGATCTGGACGACCAGACCGCGGTAACCACCTCGACGTTGTTCGATAAACTCGTTCCACACGATGTCTTCGACGTCTCGACGCCGGTCTGTGACCCCTCGACTTCGGCGTCGAGAACTGCGGCGGTGCTGTTCGACGTGTATCTCCAATCAGTCGGTCAGCAGTACGAGGACGTGGTTGCCGAGAGACGGTATCTCGACGAGAACGACACCGGGCTTATCCACCGCCTCGAGGCGTTGCTCGGCCTGTCCGCCAGTCCTGACAACGTGCGCGTGGCAGTGCCCACTGCGCACGATGTCGACGGCGGCAGGGAGACGTACGGACGAACCTTCGCCAACCGGTACGAGGGCATCTACGAGATTCCCCTGCCCGAAGAAGCCGACTTTGACGATGGGCGCCATCCATACGTCGTACACGAGCGGTCGGAACCCGAAGACGTCGGTGATGCCGACCACATCGGGGAATCGGACATCCTCGAGAATCACACCGATCGTATCACGCAGCACTTCGTCAACTCCCTGCGGGCGTTGAAGAGAAACGAGCACGGACGGGCGCCACTGAACGATCTCTTCCCGCAGGGCTCTGGGAACTCCGCCGACGTCGGCGGGAGCTACACGGCGATGCGGTATCGTTCGGTCTACATGTCCCGCGCGTTGGACTCCGTCGGTGGCCTCTCGTACAGATACGACAACGTCCACGAGCAGATCAAAGATATCACGCTGAACGCGGCAGATATCGACGTGTACGGAGCGGAGACGTACGACTCAGGCGGCCCGGATGACATCACGATGACGTTGTTCATCGGCGGGGTCTTCCTCGACAACATCGAGTTGCTGACCAGGCGGGGCGGTTACAAAGACAAGTACGACGAGAAATTCAGTAAACACGAATTCATCGGGACCCACCACACGATCGGCCTCGGTGCGAGGTGGAACCGGTGGGACACGATGGAGGCGGACGCCCACGAGGCCGCTGTCTCCCAGGCATTCGACGACGGGGCGTACGGTGCGTACGTCTACCGTGACGAGGTCCGAGACGTCGACGGACAGCTCGTCGACGAGCTCATGATCGCTGACAACGACGAGACGAAGGACGCGAAGGACGTCCTCCTCGACATGCTCTCGGTCGACGCCTACGAGAGCACGATCCCGTTCGGAGACGAATCGTAG